The Thermoplasmata archaeon DNA segment GGAGAGGACCCCCTGGGTCGTGCTGGCGGACAGGATGCCGAGGCTCCAGTTCTGCCCGGACTGCTGCGTCCACGCGAGGTTCGCCGCGGCCTCTCCGGTCTGGTCCACGTTCCCCCCGAACGACTTCGTCGCCGCTGGAATGAACTTCGAGCTACCGTAGGGAAGCACCCGGGCCGTGAGGTTCCCCGACGTGGGGTGCGCGAACACCCCGGTCGCCAACGACGGTCCCCCCACGAGTCCGAACTGCGGCGATAGGCCGCCGGGCACCTGGTTGTTCGGGTACGGACCGTTGGTATAGTTCACTCCCTGCCACGAGTAATTGTACCCGAGGCTCCCGATGATGTAGGCCGCGCCGGGAACAGGCAGCGTCACCGTGTTCGCCCCCACGGAGAACGTGACATACTGGGCATTGAACCCGGCCGGCGATTGGAGAACGGTCTTCACGTCGAAGTTCGAGGGGAGGGAGACGTACTGTCCCGACGGGAAGTTGTATTCGTAGATCGTATCGCTGGGGTAGAGCCCGTAGAACGGGTAGACGACCCAGCCGGAATCGGTCATCGCCCAGCCGCGGGACGTGTTCGTGATGTAGATCACGTTCTGGATCCAGTATATCGGAGCGCCGAGGCTGTTCGCGAGAAAGAAGTTCTGCTGGATCGACGCGTTGAACTGGGTGTTGACCCCGCCGCCCGAGAAGTAGGACGTGACCCCGAGGTTGCTCAGGCTGAGGTAGTCCTCGACTCCGGAGAGCCGGCCGTACACACCGGCGGACGGGACGCTCAGGAAGTACATCGTGTAATTGTACGCGTCGAGCGAGCCCCAGCCGGTAACGAGGTCGTAGCCGGCCAGGGCTTTGTAGACATAGTTCGCGCCGGTCGTGACGTCGAGAAGTGGCAGCGTCGGGAGGGGTGAAACATAGCTTCCGGTTACGTCGTATCCCGTCGTCGCGGTCGAGGTGAGCGGGGCGAACTCCATGTTTGCGAGTGCGTACAGCTGTGGATTGAGGAAGCCGAGCGCGGCATTCCCGTGGGCCGCGAGAACGTGATCGATCTCGGCGACGAGTCCCGCGGTCAGGGGGGAGGCGATGCTGGTCCCCCACGACGCATCGAACCGTCCACCATGTGTCGCATTCCAGGCTTGGTATTGGTAGCCATCGAGATTGATGGTAATCAGGGTGTTGTTGGCGATTGCCGCAATGTCCGGAACGCCGCGACCCGCCCCGCCGATCACGGCGTTGGCCGAAGTGGCCAATTGCCATGAGGGCTCGGGAAAGACCGTCGATATCCCGCCCGTGCTCCCGGCGGGTCCTCCATCGGTCGTGTCCGCCGCGCTGATGTTCCACGCCACTTGGCTCGCGAGCTGGAGGCTCGGATTCAACGTGACGGTCGTTCCGCCCACGGCCGTTACACCGAAGGTATTGTACGCCATCGACGAGGGGAACTCTACGGTGGTCCCCGACCATTTGGAGCTCGCGGGGTTGTCCGCCGCGTCTCCGCTCGATGCGAGCACCGAGATGCCCCGGGCTTGCGCCTCCTCCAGGTACCCCATCCACGTCGTGTCGTTCGTGTCGGACCCGCCCCAGGAGTTCGTGATCACGTTGACGTTGGCGAGACCCGGTGTATGGGTCGGGTTGAGGATGTAACTGAACGCGGCGTCGAGGTTGGCGAATGAGGCCGTGGGTCCATAGACATTGTAGATGGAGGCGCCGGGCGCGGTGCTCCCGACCATTTCGAGGTCGAGCGTGTTCTCCACGTTCGCCCCGGTAGCATCGTAGCTCGCGCTCGCTCCCGGCGGGAGCGCACCGTACAGCGGAACTCCATTGACGCTCGCGTGAGGCTGCGCTGCCGGCAGCGTCTCGTTGAAGAAATCGGAGATGTCCGAGGGGACGTACGGGCCGACGGCGGCTCCGGAGGCATCGGTCCCGGCCCACAGGATCGTCGCAACGACCGCGTTCGTGGGGTAGCCGGAATCCTGGAAGAGCGAGAGTTCATCGTAAGCCACCTGGAAGTCCGGGGCGTACTCGTATTGGACTCCGTTGACCGTGGCCGGCTGGAGGTAGACAGCCGTGGAGACCCGGGGAGCCGCATGGGTCCCCGCCGCGCTCCGGACCACGGCGGAGGAGGAGTCGGTGTGGATGAGGAGGGAGGAATACGTGCTGAGACCCTCGACGCTCGAAATGGCGGAAGCGAGCTCGCTCGGAAGCTCCGGAACCCCCGTCGGGGCGACGTAGGTCTGGCCACGGAGTGCGAACTGTTCAACGCTCGTGTGGAAGATCTCCTGGATCTGAGCCGGGGTGGCCATGAAGGTGAGGGTCAGCCGATCGGCGGACGTCCGCAGACTCCCCACGCCGAACGACTGGAAGTAGGCGTCCGCCGCCGCGTACGCCGTCGCATTCCCACCGTACATGGCGTCGAACGCGGAGGCGGTCAGGTACCGGTGATAGAGGGAGGAGGTCGGGTCCGAAAGAGAGCGGAGGAACTGGGCCAGATGCGGCGAGTGCTGGATGGGAAACGACACGACGATGAGGAGCGAGGAAACCGACGGAGGTCCAATCGCGATCGCGCCCGAGAGGCCCAGCCCGGGCTCGGGGTCTCGGACGGAGGAGAGCGGCGACGAGCGCAACGCGTCAACGCTCCACGCAGCGGCCCCAACGGAAGTAGACGACGTAGTACTCGGGAGGTGCGACTGGGGCAGGCCCGCAGGGCCGGCGACCACGAGGATGGTGCTCGCGATCAGCAGTAGGGTCAGCGCGACCGCTCCGGTGGGGCCAGATAGCTTCAACCTGTTCACAGTCCGAACAGCAATCAACGGCATCTCCCCCTCGACCGGCGGTCGGTCTGTGCCGGCGGTGGGTCCTATGCCTGGCTCGATATGAACCCTCCCCCCGGGCTAGAGAGGGGCCCGTTCCCGTTGGGGCGCATCGGGGTGGAGGCCCGCGCGGCGGTACCTGCCTGCCCAGGGGGCCGGATAGGTGACGGACCTCTCTCTGAGTCGCAACCGCAAGGGGCCCCTCGGCCCTGGTCCCCGTCCTTGACCAACGGGCGAGCTACGACTTCCCGGCTCACCCGGACCTTGAGAAAATGCACCCTCGGGATTGACCGCCTATCGGCGAAATGGTCGGCCGGTGTCCGTGACCGGAGCCGATTCGATGACCGGAACGGAACGCGGTGAGTTCCGCGGGTCCGATGGAAGACGCCCGAACGGACGGGATCTCGCTCGGGCCATGGGCCCGGAGATGCTCACCGAAGGGAAGCCTGCCACGGAAGGCGGCCAAGAGATCGGAGGCCGCCCCACGGCGTCGGGAGCGTTCTACGACGAGCCAGGGGGCCGTGGGGAACCATCGCTCCCCAGACCCCAAATACTGCCGTTCGCTCTGTGAATGGTGCCCGACCTCGTCCTCCTTTCCCTTGCCGTAGCGGGGTTGGCGATCTCGGCGTTCGCTACCGTCCTGCTCCTTTCGGCCTTTCGGCTCGTGGGCCGGTTCTTCTCGATCACCGCCGTCTACCTGCTGTTCACGCTGACGTTCCTCGCGGCCATCCTCGGCTCCTTCTACGGGTGGGTGTATCTGTTCGCGGCCCTCTTCGAAGTCGCCGCGCTCTTTCTGGTGTTCTACCAGAACCTCCGGCGGGAGTTCCTATCGTCCGCGGCGGGGCTGACCGGCGTCGTGTTCGCCCCCGCCGAGGCGATCGCCTACGTGCTGGCGCTGTACTTTCTCGTCTACAGCTCGATCGTCATCGTCCGGGAGCGGCGGCGGGCGCCCGATTCCCGCTATGTCTTCGCGGCATTCCTGGTCCTCGTCGCCTCCGTCCTGTTCGCTATCCTGAGCATCATGGGGGTGGGTTCGTTCAGCGCAGCGCTCGCCTACGGTCTTCTGGACGTCGGCGTCGTCCTGTTCTTCCTGCCTCTGTTCCGCCTGCGCCATGCACTCACACCATGAGGAGCTACCGGACCGAGATCGCGATTCTGCTCGAGATCCTTCGGGCGATGGATGCCGGCGAGGTAACGCTAGCGCGGCTCTCCCATACGGTCAATGTACCGTATCGCCGGCTCGAGGAGTATGCCGATGAACTCTGTCGTCGCAAGCTGGCCGAAGAGGTGCCGGGCGATGAAGGCTCGGACCGGGCGACCCGTTTTCGCGTCACAGACGAGGGCCGGAAGTTCATGACCGAGGCCCGGCAGTTCGAGTGGTTCCTTCACTCGTACGGAATTCAACTGTGACATTCTCCCACGAACGAGTGGAGGCATCCTCTCCGACCTCTTCCTGCCCTACGTGGGGTCGAGCGCGCTTTCCGTCTCGTCAACCGCATCCGTCGCCCCCTCTGCATTGAAATCAGGATCGAGCTGCTGCAGATGCAGCTCCTCACCTCCTGGATGACTTGGATAAGTACGCCCACGAGGCCTACATCGCCGCGTTCAGGTAACGGTCCAGCTCGGGAGACCGCAGGGCAGGTGGGGAGGACTCTCTGGGGGGGGGTCGGCAAGCCTCTCGGGCGGGGAGCGGGTCTGGGGGTGGCTCTTGGAGGGGGCTCGAGGTCGAGACCCGAGTGAGCACACCCCCCTCAATGCAGATGGAAAGAGTCGGCGCACCAGACCGCCGCCCAAGCACTGCGGGAGCGAGGAACGCCACCCTGGCATACGCAGGTAGTCACGCAGAGCGCACCAGGGACTCCCACGATACGTGCACCGGGTTGGGAAGGGCCCGACACCAACGATCTGACTCGACGACACTTAACCCGGACTCGACTTCAAGAAGAAAAAGGGAAGAAGGAAAGGGTTGGGTGATGGCCCCCCGCGGGGACCCTCCTAGGGCGTCTTAGGTGCCTCGTACGCCTTCGGCGGTTCCGCCGGAGGGCGCCGCTGTCCGAGTCGGGTCAGGAGCACTGCCGCCAAGGCCAGCGTGATGATGACCAAGACGATCACCACGTAGAGCAGGACCATCGCCGTGTTCAGGTTCGAGGACGTCGCCGAGCTGTTCACACTCGCCTGGAGGGTTCCGAGGTTCGTCTGAATCGTGGCGATACCGTTGCTGATCGACGTCACATTGCCGGTCAGAGTCCCGAGGTCCGTCTGGATCGTAGCGACACCGTGGCTGATCGACGTTACCGTCGTCCCGATCGAGGCCAGCGAAGCCGACATCGTCCCGAGGGTCGAGGTGATCGTGGCGAGCGTGCCGGTCACGGACGTCAACTGGGCCCCGATCGCGGTGAGGCTCACCTGGATCTGACCAACATCGGTCGTCAGCGTCGCTACTCCGCTCGCGATCGACGCGACGTTCGCGTTCAGCGCGGTGAGCGTCGTGTCCACCTGACCGAGCGTGGTGTTCAGGATGATCACGTTGTTCGACACGGTCGTCACCGTCGCCCCGATCGCGGAGAGAGCTGCCGTCACGGTGCCGAGCGTGGTGGTGATGCTGACGATCCCGTTCTCGATGTTCGCGATCCCGGCAGCGTTGGCGCTGACGGTCGCGTTGATCGCCTTAAGGGTCGTCGTCATCGTCCCGAACGAGGTCGTGATCTCCGCCACCAAGCCGTTGATGGCTACCACCGACGCGTTCAGCTCCGCCAAGGGCACCTTCATCGCCGTCGTCACGCCCGCGCTCACCTCAGAAACGATCGTCGCGACCTGGCCCGGGGTGATCCCCGTGATCAGCGCACCGTTCCCCGAAACAAGCGTGGTCGGATAGGTGAGCGCAAAGAGCTGCGCGCTCCTGTAGCTGTTGACCACCTGGGTGCCCGCGTACGTGTAGGTGGCGATCGAACTGAGGGCGACCCCGGCGGTAGCCGATGGCCCCATCACCCCGATCGTGTACTCATACCCGCCCCTCGTTATGCCATTGAGCGCCACCGAGACGATCGAATAGCCCGTAGTGGCCGTGCTCACTGCAACGCCCGTCACACCCGTGAAGGTCCCGGGGAAGACGAAGGCTGTCGTGAGTGTGACGTACGTGACCACATTGACCACGGTCGTGATGCTGGGGGTGGCGGCCACCGGCGAGGTCACGCCCGAGAGGCTCGTGGTGGTCGTGGTGGTCGTAACCGGAGTGATGCTGTACGACACGAACCAGTAGTTGCCCGGCATCCCGTTCGGCATCACGAAGGTGACGCTGATGGTGGTAGCGGGTCCCACCAGTGGGGCGACGTCATAGCTCGCGAACGCGGAGCCGTTCAGGTAAGCCGTCACGATGTAGAACGATACACCCGCCACAACGAAAGGTGTCAGCGATACCGCGATCGACTGTCCCGGGAACGCGTAGGCGGGAGCCAATTGCGCGACCTCCACCGTGACAAAGAGCGTTGTGGACGTAGCCGTGCTGGACGCTGCTGCCACATCGAGGTAGTACGTCCCGGTCGTGAGCGAGGCCGGCAGAGATACCGACACGCCTGCTCCCAGGTCTCCGGCCCCGTCCGTGGTGAACGTGCTGATGAAGTCAGCCGGTGCGAACGTCGCGGACGCGGTGAGGTAGACGTTGTAGACCGTGTCCGGTAGGAGGGAGTTCGCGAAGATCCCCACGCTGCTTCCCGCGGGAGCCGACACACCGTTGTAGCCCAGGTAGTCCGTCGCCGGTGCGCCCCCGTTGTCAAGGAATGACGATACGTCGAGCGCGACCGCCGGGATCGTCTCATAGTACCAGCTCGCGCCGGTGATCGTCGCACCGGACGTCAGGCTGAACTGGACGAGATACGGAATCCCTCCGAGAGCTGCCGCGAGCGATACGAAGACCGCTTGGCCGCCGTTCGCGTCCGTGGTGGCAGCCGTCGTCCCGGACATCCCGTAGACGGTAATCGCGACCGAGGTCGTTGCGGGGAAGTTGTAGAGGTCGAACTCCATGCCGTACCCGATGTCGTTCCCCAAGCCCAGGTTGGGATAGCCCGTGAACGGATTCGCCGCGGTTCCCGAGCCACCGACGATAGTGCTCATAGCCGCGCTGAACACCACGGTTGCCCCGGTGGCGCCAGCCGTGCTGACGATGAACTCGTAGTCCGTAAAGAGAGCGGTCTTCGCCGAGCTCTCCAGGGCCAGCGTGTGCACGCCGTTCGTTACCAAAGCGGGGATCACGAATACAACGGTCGCACTGCCGGCGACGGGGTAGCTCGCCACGGGCGTGAAGGTGGTGTGGGTCGTCGAGAGCACGACCACCGTCCCGTCGATGTAGAACGAGAACGGCGCGGTAAACGGAGCCGTCTCGGGCGTGATCGGTGCGTCGCTGGGAACGAGCTTCGAGACGGACGCGGTAATCCTGTCTCCCGGTGCGCTGGAGAACACGCCTGAGCCGGTCCAGCTTACCACGGCGCCGCCGACCGCGTAGTATGTGGCAGTGTCCGCAGTCGGTGCGACGGTGATCGTCTTAGGCGTGCCGGTGGCAACCGAGGCATGGTACGAGAGCGGATACGTGATCGTCAGCACGCCGATGCCGTTCGTCTGGAACTGCGTCGGACTGATGACACTCCCGTTCGAGATTGTCACCAGGGGGATTCCGTAGTAGGAATAGTAGGCAAGAGCGTGGAGGAGCCCACTATCCGTGATGCCCTCGGCCGTATACGGGCCGACAGCGTTCACGGAAACCGTCACCATCGATCCAGCGGCCGCGTACTCGCCGTTCAGCAGCGAGCCACTCGAGTCCGTAATCGCGACCGTCAGCAGGACGGTGAAGGACGCCGAGGCGCTGTAGCCACCGCCCGCCGCGCTCACCAGGTAGACGCCACCCGGGACCATCGGCACGACCGTCGTCAGCTGTGCGAAGCCGTTTGCGTCCGTGCTCAGTGTGAAGATCGACGAGTCGAAGTAGATCGAAACCGTCCCCGATGCCTGGAAGCCGTACACTGTCACCAGGAGGGGATCGCCTACGGTTCCCGTCGTCGAGGATGTAATCTCATCGAGCAACACCAGGTGCGGGAGGTGGCCCGGGATCGATACATAGACCGCGGCGGTGAACGTATCCGTAGCCGCGGGGGCGGTGGGTGTAATCACGACGTTCACCGGGCCGTAGGCAACGATCTTGGCGCTGAGGGTCGCCGTCACGGTGAAGCCACCGCTTGCGGAGACCGGGACCACAGCGTGGTACGTGGTGATGCCCCCGATGGTAATCGATGGCACCGGAAGGGCGGGGGTGGAGGCGGCAATCGACTGGCCTGCCACGAAGCCTGTCCCGGTGATTGTGAAGATCGAGCCCGAGGCACCCTGGGTGCTTCCGGGAGAGATCGAGATCGCCGGCTCGACGTTCATCGTCGAGTCGGCCGTGATGCCCCCGCTCGGGAACGATACCGATGCCGCGTTCGTCTCCTGGGCGACAATCGCGTAGGAGCTAATGACTGGACTATAGGGCGCGGCACCCGTTGCCTGCGTGCCGCTCAGGGCAGGAACGTTGAAGGACGCCGTCGCCGGAAGGTTTCCCGCTGCCGTCGCCGTGAAGGTTGCGAGCACCGGGGCTCCTGTTACCGGAGACCCACCGAGGGTTGCAGGCGCTTGGTTGAGGTAGAGCGTGACCGTCGCCCCCGCGTCCCAGCCGGTCCCTGAAACCGCATCGGCCGAGCCGACGGTAGTGGGCGTGGTGACGACGAGCGTTGGCGCCGCGGCCGTCACTGTGATCGGCACAGCGGCGGTGTACGTCGCGGTAGGCGCGGAAACACAGCCAGCGTGGTCAGTGACGGCGATGTAGTAGGAGCCAGTCGCGGTCACGACGGCGCCGCCACCAGACAGCGGGACGGCGGCGTTCGTGAACGTGGTGCCGGCGAGGGAAACCTGATAGGTTCCAACCTGCGCAACTGCGCCGGCGAAACCGATAGTGGCGCTGACACAGAAGTAGACAAGCGCGTTCCCTGTGAAGGTTGCTCCGCTAGCGGTTACGACCGTCGAAGCGAGCCCGCCAGCAAACGTGAATACATTGGGGTTCGCGGTCAATGTGAACGGAGCCGTAGTGGGAGGAGCCACTCCTGGCGCCGCGTAGGCTTGAGCTCCGTGAGCTCCTGCGGTCGATGACGCCACCGCGGGCGCCGCCGCAACCGCCACTAGCGCCACCGACAACACCATCAGCGCCGCTACAATCACTGTCAGGACAAGCCCGCCCGTCGTCTTTCCGTTGTTCGTCATCGCTTTCTGTCCCGGCAAGGCCGAGTACTGAGAGGACCGAGTTCGGCCCTGGTATTTAAAACATAGGAACGATTCGTCATAACGAGAGCCGGGCGTAGTCGTCGGACCGACCGGTGGCCCGCCGACACGCGCTCGGGTGGAGAGGCGGTCTCGCCGGGCTCAACGCCCCGGCCATGATGGAGGCGTCGGTCGCTGCCAAGCTCACGCGGCCATTGATCTCGGACGACGACACGAACTCGCCTGGCTCGGAGCATGTCCCGGGCTCTGCCCCGACGAGCGCGCGGAGCCGACCCGCCGCCTCGGCGAGCCGTTCCCCCGGCCGCGGGTGGTCGGAGAGACGAACGAGCGATCGGCGTCGGTCGCTCGCGGGATCGGAGCGGCGCCGAGCGGACTACGCCTTTCGCCCCTTCCTTCCCGGGGCTCGCGACGACGATGCGCGGGAAGCCGACATCGCGGCCCGGTGCGTCTCCTTAGCTAGGAGCAGCAGCGCCTTCGACAGCTTCTCCAGATTCTTGTCGATCCGCAACAGGGTCTTGCCGATGCTTCCGTAGGAGCGGTCCACCCGATCGAACCGTACGCTCATGTCCTCGTGCATCCGGTTGAGGCTCTTCTCCAAGCGTCGGTTCCCGTCCCGAACCTCCGCCCCGACGCCGCGGACCTCGGCCCGGACGCCCCGGACCTCCGCCCCGACACCTTGCACCTCCCGACCGACCCGATCCACCTTCTCTCCCACTTTACGCGTCTCGGCCAGGGTTTCCCTGCCGAGCGACTCCAAGGACCCCAGCCGGGTGTCCATCGAGCCCAGCACACGATTCCCCTGCTCCATCCGCTCCAAGGTTTCGATCGGCAGGCTCCCCCTCCCCACCTCGAAGTCGGTCAGGCCCGGGTCCGGCGGAAGCTCCTCCACCCGCATCACTTCCTTCGGGCGGCTGCGGCCCTCCGAGCCGCTGACGGCCTTGCGGAACTCCTCCAACGTCTCCGGGGGACCCTGGACGACGATCTCGACCCGGTGCGGGTCGTTCTCGTCGTTCACCACGGAGCCGACCAAGCCGCGCTGCTCGGCCTGGTCGCGGACCCGTTCCCGGTAGCCCACCAACTGGACGAGCCCGCGCGCCTCCAGCCGCCACCGTGTGAGTGCTTCCGTCATGCGCCCATGCTCCACACGGGGACCTTCCCATATAATCCTACGCCGGGCAGGACACCTATGTCGGCACACGAAGGTCGACGTCCAATCGCCTCGACCCGCGGCCCGCTCAAGCCTCGGCCTCCTCGTCTTCCTGCGTGACCCGCTCGACCCAGACGATCACGCCCGGCGCCCCGTAATCCTTCTCGGCCTCGAGACGCACCACCTGCGAGTCGTCCCTCCACACGATCCCCGTCAGGCCGTCCAAGCAAGCCCGGCAGAGTTTGTCGAGGTCCGGCCGTCGGGCCGGCCACATCCGCACCTTCTTTGGCGCGCTCTTCGGCTTCGGCACTCGGAACGTCAGCGTCACGGCCAGCGGATCCTCCCATAGGCTCGTCGGCGCGTACTGCTGGGCCACGTCGGAGACGAGGCGCCGCCACACCGCGAGCCCCCGGTTCGCCGACGTGATGTGGACCTTCCCGTCGGCGACGAACCCCCGCGCACTCCCTTGGGGCGCCGGGACCCCCCGAACCTCGAAGGCGATCATATTCACGCTCACGACTTCACCGGGCCCCTTCTCAGCCACTCGCGGACTTCCCCGACAGCCGCCAGTGCCTCCTGTGCCTTGAGCACCAAGCTCTCCCTCAGGCGCTCCGTGAACTTCGCATCCGTCTCGCCATCGGCTGCGTACAGCGCGACCTCGGCGCGCAGCGATTCGTACTCCGCCAGACGAAGCGTGAACCCGATCCTCGCCCAGTCCCTTCCCGCCTCGGGCCCCGGCTCGCCGGAGTTCCCCCCGGCGAGAGTGAAAGGCTGCAGTTGTTCGGGAGACGACTCCGTCGCATGTTGGGGCCGCGGATCGGTTCTCCGTACTGGCTCCGGGGCCGGCTTCGTCATGGGATGGGGCTCAACCTCCCTGTCGGGTCGAGCCGGCCTTGAGCAAGACCCTGCGTGGCGAAATCGCCTCGATTCTCGGTCCCATTCAAGCGTGCGGATCGGCGTTCCGGCTGGCAGGATTCCAGCGCAGCCGGAGCACCGCAGGTCCTTGCGGAGCCTCTCGTCGCGCCCTTCGGCCGTGTTCGGCGCTATCCTCTGTCCCGCTTCGTGTCCCCCGATGGCTCCTGTACCTGTCGACATCACGTTCCCTCGGTCTACGGTAGCCGGTTCGGCGGTGCACCCGGCATAGTCCTTCCGAGGCACGACTCATGCGCGTCTTCCCTACTCAGAGCCACAGCGGCACGTGCGGAGGAGTGACCGACCCTCGCGCCAGCTCTTGGCCGCTACGGTCCACCGCCCCCAGGCGTGCGTCCTTCCCAGGACCGAAACGGAAACAGCGCGAGCCGGCTCGCCGTCGCCCCTTCGGCGTATCCGGGATCGCCAATACGGTGCATCTCGTTCGGCCAAACGTATGGACGAGCGAGGTCGGACCTGCCTCTCGGGTACCCGGGGATCAATCCCCTACGAAATCGCGTTGGAATCCGCTATGCGATTGACCCCCGAAACCAATCTCGGATTATCGTGGGTAGAGGGTATCGCTGCGGGCGCGACACCGCCCTTATTGGCCCCGAAGGCGGTTGTGTTGAGAGGAACCGATGGGGAGGCTCAGCAAGCAGCGCGAACGGGTCGTCGAAGAGCGAATGCGAGCGCACGCCGTGCGCGGCGCAGACCTTACGATCGCGGGTTATGCGCGAGCCGCGGGGGTCGGGTGGGAGACGGCGCGCGGGAAAATCAGGGCCCTTCAACTTCCCGTCCCTTCAGTGGCGGTACGGAGCACGAGCATGAGCACACCAGCCCGCAAGACCGTTCAGCCGACCTTCGGAGCATCCGAGCGAGAAGAGGGGCCGCGGCAGACCACGCTCGGCGAGCCCGTTCCCGAGGGCGGCCCCATCACCATCACCCCGGAGGCGTATCGGAAGGCCTACGAGGAAGCTCGCGCCGCCGGCCCGGAGACGCCGGTACGCATCACGGTCCCGGCATCCCTTCTCGGAACCTCTCGGCCCGTGGAATCGCCGGTGAGCGCCCCTCCGACCAACCCGCGGGCCCTCGCGGCGGAAGGCGCCAAACTCCCGCCCCCGAAGCCAACAACCGGCACTCCGGTCCCTCCCGAGCTTGCCCGTTCGACTGCACCTCCCGTGGTTACACGATACAGCTACGAGGGACTGTTGTACGGCGACGGGCCCTCGCTCCCTGATCCCGACGTCCTGCT contains these protein-coding regions:
- a CDS encoding winged helix-turn-helix domain-containing protein, with translation MRSYRTEIAILLEILRAMDAGEVTLARLSHTVNVPYRRLEEYADELCRRKLAEEVPGDEGSDRATRFRVTDEGRKFMTEARQFEWFLHSYGIQL
- a CDS encoding acylphosphatase → MTEALTRWRLEARGLVQLVGYRERVRDQAEQRGLVGSVVNDENDPHRVEIVVQGPPETLEEFRKAVSGSEGRSRPKEVMRVEELPPDPGLTDFEVGRGSLPIETLERMEQGNRVLGSMDTRLGSLESLGRETLAETRKVGEKVDRVGREVQGVGAEVRGVRAEVRGVGAEVRDGNRRLEKSLNRMHEDMSVRFDRVDRSYGSIGKTLLRIDKNLEKLSKALLLLAKETHRAAMSASRASSSRAPGRKGRKA
- a CDS encoding RusA family crossover junction endodeoxyribonuclease; the encoded protein is MSVNMIAFEVRGVPAPQGSARGFVADGKVHITSANRGLAVWRRLVSDVAQQYAPTSLWEDPLAVTLTFRVPKPKSAPKKVRMWPARRPDLDKLCRACLDGLTGIVWRDDSQVVRLEAEKDYGAPGVIVWVERVTQEDEEAEA
- a CDS encoding protease pro-enzyme activation domain-containing protein; the protein is MKLSGPTGAVALTLLLIASTILVVAGPAGLPQSHLPSTTSSTSVGAAAWSVDALRSSPLSSVRDPEPGLGLSGAIAIGPPSVSSLLIVVSFPIQHSPHLAQFLRSLSDPTSSLYHRYLTASAFDAMYGGNATAYAAADAYFQSFGVGSLRTSADRLTLTFMATPAQIQEIFHTSVEQFALRGQTYVAPTGVPELPSELASAISSVEGLSTYSSLLIHTDSSSAVVRSAAGTHAAPRVSTAVYLQPATVNGVQYEYAPDFQVAYDELSLFQDSGYPTNAVVATILWAGTDASGAAVGPYVPSDISDFFNETLPAAQPHASVNGVPLYGALPPGASASYDATGANVENTLDLEMVGSTAPGASIYNVYGPTASFANLDAAFSYILNPTHTPGLANVNVITNSWGGSDTNDTTWMGYLEEAQARGISVLASSGDAADNPASSKWSGTTVEFPSSMAYNTFGVTAVGGTTVTLNPSLQLASQVAWNISAADTTDGGPAGSTGGISTVFPEPSWQLATSANAVIGGAGRGVPDIAAIANNTLITINLDGYQYQAWNATHGGRFDASWGTSIASPLTAGLVAEIDHVLAAHGNAALGFLNPQLYALANMEFAPLTSTATTGYDVTGSYVSPLPTLPLLDVTTGANYVYKALAGYDLVTGWGSLDAYNYTMYFLSVPSAGVYGRLSGVEDYLSLSNLGVTSYFSGGGVNTQFNASIQQNFFLANSLGAPIYWIQNVIYITNTSRGWAMTDSGWVVYPFYGLYPSDTIYEYNFPSGQYVSLPSNFDVKTVLQSPAGFNAQYVTFSVGANTVTLPVPGAAYIIGSLGYNYSWQGVNYTNGPYPNNQVPGGLSPQFGLVGGPSLATGVFAHPTSGNLTARVLPYGSSKFIPAATKSFGGNVDQTGEAAANLAWTQQSGQNWSLGILSASTTQGVLSYQPPTGATYSVSFTETGLPSGTSWSVTLNGATESATATTIVFGGLTNGSYPYTVGAVPGYTASPSAGSISVSGGDYSQPITFSAESTYAVTLTETGLPSGASWSVTLGGSLESSVTSSITFNEPNGQYSYSITAIPGYSTQYHGQVTVNGAPVSVSVQFTIVEYSVVFTETGLPSGTSWSVTLNGATQASTTSTLTFTEPNGTIPYSIADVPGWHQSALPYTGSVTVDGTVVTEPTLAFGPATYAVTFLEAGLTSGISWSVTLNGVTEASTATTLTFAEPNGTVSYSIGDVSGWHQATLPYAGSVTVAGGAVTEPALEFTQLTYSVTFSQTGLPSGTSWSVTLNGATVTSTTSSLAFTEPNGTYSYSIGGVPGWHQPSMPYAGSVTVNGSAVSYAALAFSEFTYAVTFTEFGLPSGTLWYVNVTSGPSYGSTTDVVTLAEPNGTFAYTAATGAMYNATSPGGTVRVAGAAVGASIAFVGTFEITFNRPSGMPAGGSWTVYLNSTTGPSIVRTASTGSLTIRAPNGTYSYSIVVPGNPSLASQGTVAVQGSNVVANPSSATPSRFLGFSGNTGYYILAAVIVGLALVAIWALRRRPGSG